A stretch of Usitatibacter palustris DNA encodes these proteins:
- a CDS encoding putative Ig domain-containing protein: protein MRTSNLFRTLASVLLVVALPAAAQRITTYAGGGVGEQSPALNALLIGPSHLAVDRFDNLHVTDREGNRVLKITPSGVISTVMGTGFPGRLVSYNAATQKVSSPSGIVFRPTPFNFDPAVDELVFADTGNHWIVAIDTVTATETVPYTEMGTSFQGYCCDNFNVFADFDTPQGLAVDAVGNVYIADTNNHIVRRSNWHNYMTPPTIDRIAGLPQQAGSTGDGAAALDAKLQHPLAVAIDAAGDLYIAESHRIRKVNMATGIITTLVGTTVAGFTADGVISGSFQISAPTDLKFGPDGNLYFVDSGNYRVRRIVGGNVQTVAGTGATSDSGDGFAATGAGLAGPRGIVFNAAGDLFVTMHDSGKIRRIAAGTGIITTYAGGAVLQPNGGSFAGEGGRPSGIALNSPAGATPMTDGSVYLADSSNHRVRLATADNGVTTTIAGNGTPGSTGDGGLATAATLNTPVSVAVDAAGNRYIADANNARVRKIDTSGIITNFAGGGASFPGNGGPATSAQLTGPSWVVVHGSDVFIADGPGNRIVQVTAGVLTTVAGTGTPGSTGDGGPASAATLDFPASFVFDASDNMFIVEALGNRVRRVTPGGTISTVAGIGSAGFSGDGGPATSAELDLPMGIAVDTVGALYISDGNNHRIRKVLPNGTIKTMAGNGNPGFAGDGGDSPGAQLNQPSFITRDANGRLYVADTDNHRVRRIAPRVPFAPTIGTVTPASGSISVAFTPPADDGNAPVLEYGAECNGPVNGGNAGSASPIVVSGLTNGASYTCFVYARNSVDWGESSATSAAVTVGVAPAITSSAPPATAPPNVAYSHTYTATGAPAPTFSVTAGALPTGLNLSAAGVISGTPTVGGTFTGTVTATNGLPPDATQNFSIQVTDTTPPDTTITLAPSAFSNTAAPSFTFTGTDPESGVASFQCKLDAGAFAACTSPQAYSGLAAGSHTFQVRAIDNATNADASPASHTWTIDLTAPETTITATPPTLTNGTGASFTFSGTDAGSGVASFECNLDADPFAACTSPKTYVGLAAGSRTFRVRAIDAAGNTDATPATFTWTIDVLEPTLAITSKPPISIANQGEYIVGGTCSEAGRTVNVQIGSVAASGICTGSAFTTTGVDVSPLPQGAVSLTATLTDAAGNTKSVTDGTTKDTVSAALTIGVLDAINNANKAAYAFAGTCETGGGPVSFSFTATAVVSGTAPCVTAGYSKTSLNLASLAEGNVQVSVSQTDSNGNPGTTQGSTLKDTVNPQVTIDTFGAIVGPTFTGLFVRGTCSENGRNVAVAVGSILASAPCGTPAPGLFHTAAMDVTPVPDGPVSVSATHLDAAGNTAIALFATSKNSSPAAIPRMANISTRGQVLTGADVMIAGFIIGGTTPKTVIVTVAGPSLVNAGITNALANPTLTLVRSSDGAVIGNNDNWQDAANAAAIQAAGFAPAHPNEPAVMMTLAPGAYTAIVQGAGGRTGVGLVGVYEVDHPEVPLINISTRGQVLTGNDVMIAGFIIQGTNTQPLVVTVAGPSLVNAGIANPLMNPTLIIVRASDGAVIATNDDWQTQTNPLDVGFIQSAGFAPAHPQEPAVFLNLPPGAYTAIVVGAGGGTGVGLVGVYKAF from the coding sequence ATGCGCACGTCCAATTTGTTCCGCACGCTTGCGAGCGTGCTCCTCGTCGTGGCCCTGCCGGCCGCGGCCCAGCGGATCACGACCTATGCCGGCGGCGGCGTGGGCGAGCAATCGCCCGCGCTCAACGCCTTGCTGATCGGGCCGAGCCACCTCGCGGTCGACCGCTTCGACAACCTCCACGTCACCGATCGCGAAGGCAACCGCGTCCTGAAGATCACGCCCTCGGGCGTCATCTCGACGGTCATGGGAACGGGCTTCCCGGGCCGCCTGGTGTCGTACAACGCCGCGACGCAGAAGGTTTCCAGCCCCAGCGGCATCGTGTTCCGTCCCACGCCGTTCAACTTCGATCCGGCGGTGGACGAGCTCGTGTTCGCCGATACCGGCAACCACTGGATCGTGGCCATCGACACGGTGACGGCCACCGAGACCGTCCCGTACACGGAGATGGGTACGAGCTTCCAGGGCTACTGCTGCGACAACTTCAACGTCTTCGCGGATTTCGACACGCCGCAGGGCCTCGCGGTCGATGCGGTGGGCAACGTCTATATCGCCGATACCAACAACCACATCGTCCGGCGCAGCAACTGGCACAACTACATGACGCCGCCGACGATCGATCGGATCGCGGGCCTTCCGCAGCAAGCAGGTTCGACCGGCGACGGCGCCGCGGCGCTCGATGCGAAGCTCCAGCATCCGCTCGCGGTCGCGATCGACGCCGCGGGCGACCTCTACATCGCCGAGTCGCATCGCATCCGCAAGGTGAACATGGCCACCGGCATCATCACGACGCTCGTGGGCACCACGGTGGCCGGCTTTACCGCCGACGGCGTGATCAGCGGGTCGTTCCAGATCAGCGCGCCCACCGACCTCAAGTTCGGCCCCGACGGAAATCTCTACTTCGTCGATTCGGGCAACTATCGCGTGCGTCGCATCGTGGGCGGCAATGTGCAGACCGTCGCGGGCACGGGCGCAACCAGCGACTCCGGCGACGGATTTGCCGCGACCGGCGCGGGCCTCGCCGGCCCGCGCGGCATCGTCTTCAACGCCGCCGGCGACCTGTTCGTCACGATGCACGACTCGGGAAAGATCCGCCGCATCGCCGCAGGGACCGGCATCATCACCACGTACGCGGGTGGCGCCGTGCTCCAGCCCAACGGCGGATCCTTCGCCGGCGAGGGCGGACGCCCGTCAGGCATCGCCCTGAACTCGCCGGCCGGCGCGACGCCGATGACCGATGGCAGCGTGTACCTCGCGGATTCGTCCAACCATCGCGTGCGGCTTGCGACTGCGGACAATGGCGTCACGACGACCATCGCGGGCAACGGCACGCCAGGCTCCACGGGCGACGGAGGACTTGCGACCGCCGCCACGCTGAATACGCCGGTGAGTGTGGCCGTCGATGCGGCGGGCAATCGCTACATCGCCGACGCCAACAACGCCCGCGTGAGGAAGATCGACACCAGCGGGATCATCACCAACTTCGCCGGCGGCGGCGCGAGTTTCCCTGGCAACGGTGGGCCGGCCACGAGCGCGCAGCTGACGGGGCCGTCGTGGGTCGTCGTGCACGGCAGCGACGTCTTCATCGCCGACGGGCCGGGCAATCGCATCGTCCAGGTGACCGCGGGCGTGCTCACGACGGTGGCGGGCACGGGCACGCCGGGCAGCACCGGCGACGGCGGCCCTGCGTCTGCCGCGACGCTCGACTTCCCCGCATCCTTCGTGTTCGACGCCTCGGACAACATGTTCATCGTCGAGGCGCTGGGTAACCGCGTCCGGAGGGTGACACCGGGCGGCACGATCTCCACCGTCGCGGGTATCGGCTCGGCCGGCTTCTCGGGCGATGGCGGACCGGCGACCTCCGCCGAGCTCGATTTGCCGATGGGCATCGCGGTCGACACCGTCGGCGCGCTCTACATCAGCGACGGCAACAACCATCGCATCCGCAAGGTCCTGCCCAACGGCACCATCAAGACGATGGCCGGCAACGGCAATCCGGGCTTTGCCGGCGACGGCGGCGATTCACCCGGCGCGCAGTTGAACCAGCCGAGCTTCATCACGCGCGATGCGAATGGCCGGCTCTATGTCGCGGACACCGACAACCATCGCGTGCGGCGCATCGCCCCGCGCGTTCCGTTTGCGCCCACGATCGGCACGGTCACGCCCGCCTCGGGCTCGATCAGCGTCGCGTTCACGCCGCCCGCCGATGACGGCAACGCGCCCGTGCTCGAGTACGGCGCCGAGTGCAATGGGCCCGTCAACGGGGGCAACGCGGGCAGCGCTTCGCCGATCGTCGTCTCCGGCCTGACGAACGGCGCCAGCTACACCTGCTTCGTCTACGCCCGCAATTCGGTGGACTGGGGTGAGTCCTCGGCAACGTCCGCAGCCGTCACGGTTGGTGTCGCGCCCGCGATCACGAGCAGCGCGCCGCCCGCGACCGCCCCGCCCAACGTCGCGTATTCGCATACCTACACCGCGACCGGCGCCCCCGCGCCCACGTTCTCGGTCACCGCGGGAGCGTTGCCGACGGGACTCAACTTGTCGGCTGCGGGCGTGATCTCCGGCACGCCGACCGTCGGGGGCACTTTCACGGGCACGGTCACCGCGACCAACGGCCTTCCGCCCGACGCCACGCAGAACTTCAGCATCCAGGTCACCGACACGACGCCGCCCGACACGACGATCACGCTGGCACCCTCCGCGTTCTCGAACACGGCGGCACCCAGCTTCACGTTCACCGGGACGGATCCGGAATCGGGCGTGGCGTCCTTCCAGTGCAAGCTCGATGCCGGCGCGTTCGCCGCTTGCACGTCGCCCCAGGCCTACTCCGGCCTCGCCGCCGGGTCGCACACGTTCCAGGTGCGCGCGATCGACAACGCCACCAACGCGGACGCCTCGCCTGCGTCCCACACGTGGACGATCGACCTCACGGCGCCGGAGACGACGATCACCGCGACGCCGCCCACGCTCACCAACGGCACGGGCGCGTCGTTCACGTTCAGCGGCACCGACGCGGGCTCGGGGGTTGCGAGCTTCGAGTGCAACCTCGATGCCGACCCGTTCGCCGCGTGCACTTCGCCGAAGACTTACGTTGGACTCGCCGCGGGTTCACGCACGTTCCGCGTTCGCGCGATCGATGCCGCCGGCAACACGGACGCGACACCGGCCACCTTCACATGGACCATCGATGTCCTCGAGCCCACGCTCGCGATCACGTCGAAGCCCCCGATCTCGATCGCCAACCAGGGCGAGTACATCGTCGGCGGAACGTGTTCGGAGGCGGGACGCACGGTCAACGTGCAGATCGGCTCGGTCGCCGCGAGCGGTATCTGCACGGGCAGCGCATTCACGACCACCGGAGTCGATGTCTCGCCGCTGCCGCAAGGCGCGGTCAGCCTCACGGCCACCCTCACCGACGCCGCGGGCAACACGAAGAGCGTGACCGACGGCACGACGAAGGACACGGTGTCGGCCGCGCTCACCATCGGCGTGCTCGATGCGATCAACAATGCCAACAAGGCGGCCTACGCCTTCGCGGGTACCTGCGAGACCGGAGGCGGGCCCGTGTCGTTCAGCTTCACGGCGACGGCGGTGGTGAGCGGCACCGCGCCCTGCGTCACGGCGGGCTATTCGAAGACGAGCCTCAACCTCGCGTCGCTCGCCGAGGGCAACGTGCAGGTGTCGGTGAGCCAGACCGACAGCAACGGCAATCCCGGGACTACGCAGGGTTCGACGCTGAAGGACACCGTGAACCCGCAGGTGACGATCGATACGTTCGGGGCGATCGTCGGGCCGACGTTCACGGGGCTGTTCGTGCGCGGTACCTGTTCGGAGAACGGGCGCAACGTGGCGGTCGCGGTCGGCAGCATCCTGGCGAGCGCGCCTTGCGGCACGCCCGCGCCCGGGCTGTTCCACACGGCCGCGATGGACGTGACCCCGGTTCCGGACGGTCCGGTTTCCGTGAGCGCGACGCACCTCGATGCCGCGGGCAACACCGCGATCGCGTTGTTCGCGACGAGCAAGAACTCGAGCCCGGCGGCCATTCCGCGCATGGCGAACATCTCGACGCGCGGGCAGGTGCTCACCGGGGCGGACGTGATGATCGCGGGCTTCATCATTGGCGGCACGACGCCAAAGACTGTCATCGTGACCGTCGCCGGGCCTTCGCTGGTGAATGCGGGAATCACGAACGCGCTGGCCAATCCGACGCTCACGCTGGTGCGGTCCTCCGATGGCGCGGTGATCGGCAACAACGACAACTGGCAGGACGCGGCGAACGCCGCCGCGATCCAGGCGGCGGGCTTCGCGCCGGCGCATCCGAACGAACCCGCGGTCATGATGACGCTCGCGCCCGGCGCGTACACCGCGATCGTGCAGGGCGCCGGAGGGCGCACGGGCGTGGGCCTCGTCGGTGTCTACGAAGTCGACCATCCCGAAGTCCCGCTCATCAACATCTCGACGCGCGGGCAGGTGCTCACCGGCAACGACGTGATGATCGCGGGCTTCATCATCCAGGGCACCAACACGCAGCCGCTGGTGGTCACCGTGGCGGGACCTTCGCTCGTGAACGCGGGCATCGCCAATCCGCTCATGAACCCGACGCTCATCATCGTGCGCGCATCCGACGGGGCCGTGATCGCGACCAACGACGACTGGCAGACGCAGACCAATCCGCTCGATGTCGGATTCATCCAGTCGGCGGGCTTCGCGCCCGCGCACCCGCAGGAACCCGCGGTCTTCCTCAACCTTCCACCGGGCGCTTACACGGCAATCGTGGTGGGAGCGGGAGGCGGGACGGGCGTGGGATTGGTGGGGGTGTACAAGGCGTTCTGA